The following are encoded in a window of Flavobacterium sp. WC2421 genomic DNA:
- a CDS encoding DUF2059 domain-containing protein: protein MKKVLFALALFSIFQLGFAQQAASKADVMKLINLSGSDASMKVAKEQILKMIPTDKQGEFLKEFDATLPSLYDSLANIYIEMYSEKDIKEMIAFYESPIGKKINGNMGDFTKKMMGASKEWGGSLQGIMMKYMKQ, encoded by the coding sequence ATGAAAAAAGTACTATTTGCTTTAGCTCTATTTTCTATTTTCCAATTGGGTTTTGCCCAACAAGCTGCTTCGAAAGCAGATGTAATGAAATTAATAAACTTGAGTGGTAGTGATGCTTCCATGAAAGTGGCTAAAGAACAAATTCTAAAAATGATACCTACTGACAAACAAGGTGAGTTTTTAAAAGAATTTGATGCGACATTACCAAGTTTATATGATTCTTTGGCTAATATCTATATTGAAATGTATAGTGAAAAAGACATCAAAGAAATGATTGCATTTTATGAAAGCCCTATTGGGAAAAAGATAAACGGAAACATGGGGGATTTTACAAAGAAAATGATGGGTGCCTCAAAAGAATGGGGAGGAAGTTTACAAGGAATTATGATGAAATATATGAAACAATAG
- a CDS encoding YfiT family bacillithiol transferase, which translates to MEEIELEKLKYPIGKFVTPESYSSEYISNKIAEIATFPERLKREVEHLTEEQLDTPYRKEGWTIRQVIHHCAESHMNCYIRIKWTLTEDTPTIKYYHEDLWSALDDSLTMPIEPTLSLLEGLHFRLAFIMKNLSNIDLEKSFIHPEHGASFQLREIIGTYAWHGDHHLAHITELKKRNNWD; encoded by the coding sequence ATGGAAGAAATAGAATTAGAAAAATTAAAGTATCCTATTGGAAAATTTGTCACCCCTGAATCATATTCAAGTGAATACATATCAAATAAAATAGCCGAAATAGCAACATTCCCAGAAAGACTAAAAAGAGAAGTAGAACATTTAACAGAAGAACAACTTGATACTCCTTATCGCAAAGAGGGTTGGACTATAAGACAAGTGATTCATCATTGTGCCGAAAGTCATATGAATTGTTATATACGAATAAAATGGACACTGACAGAAGATACCCCTACAATAAAATATTACCATGAAGATTTATGGTCAGCACTTGATGACAGTTTAACAATGCCTATTGAACCTACCTTATCACTATTAGAAGGATTGCATTTTAGACTGGCTTTTATCATGAAGAATTTATCTAATATAGATTTAGAAAAATCATTTATTCACCCAGAACATGGCGCTAGTTTTCAATTACGAGAAATAATAGGCACTTATGCTTGGCACGGGGATCACCACTTAGCACATATCACTGAATTAAAGAAAAGAAATAATTGGGACTAA
- a CDS encoding helicase HerA-like domain-containing protein, translating into MNNTDNFTKYINEGYTSKGESIILGGAILDGQALANTYVKIPLKTLNRHGLIAGATGTGKTKTIQVLSEQLSSFGVPILMMDIKGDFSGIAKEGEEKSFITERHAKIGIPYQISKFPVELLTLSEQNGVRLRATVSEFGPVLFSRILDLNDTQSGVVSVIFKYCDDNKMPLLDLKDIKKVINYITEEGKEEITKSYGKISTSTTGIILRKIIELEQQGAELFFGEKSFEIDDLMRIDENGKGYVNILRLTDIQDKPKLFSTFMLSLLAEIYQQMPEKGDSDRPELVIFIDEAHLIFNEASKALLEQIETIVKLIRSKGIGIYFITQNPMDVPSGILAQLGLKIQHALRAFTAKDRQSIKQTADNYPSSDYYNTSEVLTSLGIGEALVTALNEKGIPTPLVATMLRAPMSRMDVLTESEIQEINSKSKLVKKYSELIDRESAYEILNDKILAAEKIAVEQEKEKEEQKTVETKTKSGPSTTEVVGKSVLKVLTSATFIRGFFGVLSKIMKK; encoded by the coding sequence ATGAATAATACAGATAACTTTACAAAATATATAAACGAAGGGTATACCTCTAAAGGTGAAAGCATTATTCTTGGTGGCGCTATACTTGACGGACAAGCTTTAGCTAATACTTATGTAAAAATACCACTAAAAACTCTGAATAGACATGGCTTAATCGCTGGAGCTACAGGAACAGGAAAAACTAAAACTATTCAAGTTTTATCCGAACAGCTTTCTTCTTTTGGTGTTCCAATCTTAATGATGGACATTAAAGGAGACTTTAGCGGAATTGCTAAAGAGGGTGAAGAAAAATCATTTATCACAGAGCGTCATGCTAAAATAGGAATTCCTTACCAGATATCCAAATTCCCAGTTGAGCTGCTTACGCTATCAGAACAAAATGGGGTGCGACTAAGAGCAACCGTTTCCGAATTTGGACCTGTATTATTTTCAAGAATACTAGATTTAAATGACACGCAGTCAGGAGTTGTATCCGTTATTTTTAAATACTGTGATGATAACAAAATGCCTTTATTAGACCTTAAAGACATTAAAAAGGTAATTAACTATATAACTGAAGAAGGAAAAGAAGAAATTACAAAAAGCTACGGAAAGATTTCAACCTCCACTACTGGAATCATTCTTAGAAAAATAATTGAACTTGAACAGCAAGGCGCAGAACTATTTTTTGGTGAAAAATCATTTGAAATTGATGATCTTATGCGAATTGACGAAAACGGAAAAGGATATGTCAACATCCTTCGGTTAACAGATATTCAAGACAAACCTAAATTATTCTCTACTTTCATGTTGAGTTTACTTGCTGAAATATACCAACAGATGCCAGAAAAAGGAGATTCTGACAGACCAGAGTTGGTTATTTTCATTGATGAAGCTCATTTAATTTTTAATGAAGCCAGTAAGGCCTTGTTAGAACAAATAGAAACTATTGTAAAATTGATTCGTTCAAAAGGTATTGGAATTTATTTCATAACTCAAAATCCAATGGATGTTCCAAGTGGTATATTAGCACAACTAGGTCTAAAAATACAACATGCTTTAAGAGCTTTTACAGCAAAAGACAGGCAATCCATAAAACAAACTGCTGATAACTACCCTAGTTCCGATTACTACAACACAAGTGAAGTTTTAACTAGTTTGGGAATTGGAGAAGCACTTGTAACTGCATTGAACGAAAAAGGAATCCCTACTCCACTAGTAGCAACAATGCTTAGAGCCCCAATGAGTAGAATGGACGTCCTTACTGAAAGTGAAATTCAGGAAATCAACAGCAAATCAAAACTAGTTAAAAAATATAGTGAGCTTATTGATCGCGAAAGTGCTTACGAAATACTTAACGACAAAATTTTAGCAGCAGAAAAAATAGCTGTAGAACAAGAGAAAGAAAAAGAAGAACAAAAAACGGTAGAAACAAAAACTAAATCTGGACCTAGCACTACTGAAGTAGTAGGTAAGTCGGTTTTAAAAGTCCTAACTAGCGCCACTTTCATTAGAGGTTTTTTTGGCGTTCTTTCGAAAATTATGAAGAAATAA
- a CDS encoding MotA/TolQ/ExbB proton channel family protein — MANVKKESSSNGGGMVSGIIIVLCVFVGVLIWKFIMGSPTNFEGGNPETGHPINTLGQVYKGGFIVPVLLGMLLMVIVFSIERFFVISKAAGKGNLDAFMKKVQGSIKEGHIDDAIASCDKQQGSVANAIKSALVKYQDVKKEGFNSEEASETIHKEIEEVTSLEMPMLEKNMTIISSLVSLGTLGGLLGTVSGMIKAFGALASAGTPDQAALATGISEALINTATGISTSILAIVAYNFFTAKIDDLTYSIDEAGTTIVNTYRRFRGSLKQ, encoded by the coding sequence ATGGCAAACGTTAAAAAAGAAAGCAGTTCAAACGGAGGAGGAATGGTTTCGGGTATCATTATTGTATTATGTGTTTTTGTTGGTGTTTTGATCTGGAAATTTATCATGGGATCTCCAACAAATTTTGAAGGTGGAAACCCAGAAACTGGTCACCCAATAAATACTTTAGGTCAAGTTTACAAAGGAGGATTTATAGTACCAGTATTGTTAGGAATGTTATTAATGGTTATCGTATTTTCAATTGAAAGATTTTTCGTGATTTCTAAAGCTGCTGGAAAAGGTAACTTAGATGCTTTTATGAAAAAAGTACAAGGAAGTATCAAAGAAGGTCATATTGATGACGCTATTGCTTCTTGTGACAAACAACAAGGTTCTGTTGCAAATGCAATTAAATCTGCTTTGGTAAAATACCAAGATGTTAAAAAAGAAGGATTCAACAGCGAAGAAGCTTCTGAAACTATCCATAAAGAAATCGAAGAGGTTACTTCACTTGAAATGCCAATGTTAGAGAAAAATATGACTATTATTTCATCTTTAGTTTCTTTAGGAACACTTGGTGGATTATTAGGAACTGTATCGGGGATGATTAAAGCGTTTGGTGCATTAGCTTCTGCTGGTACTCCGGATCAAGCTGCTCTTGCAACAGGAATCTCTGAAGCACTTATTAATACTGCAACAGGTATCTCTACTTCTATCTTAGCTATTGTTGCTTACAACTTCTTTACTGCAAAAATTGATGATTTAACTTATTCTATTGATGAGGCAGGTACTACAATTGTAAATACTTACAGAAGATTCAGAGGAAGTTTGAAACAATAA
- a CDS encoding energy transducer TonB has protein sequence MKLDILKNQWVDIVFEGRNKTYGAYELRKSNTKTTTRALILGAIFFSLAVAAPLIIDLIPKGDDSEMDRDVKITTIKLPPKKKEEPKLNVPPPPPPPPKVDQVKFVKPVVAKAEEVTEEPPKIAEIKDKKIGAETVKGDPDAVLTVAPVGPGPTKIVEEDNQIYNTAGIEVKPEFPGGMDKFYTYVGKNYRAPEEEGLKGKVYVTFVVEKDGSLTDIKVLRDIGYGTGKEAIRVLQKCPRWNPGVQNGKPVRVLYSLPITIQTAD, from the coding sequence ATGAAATTAGATATATTAAAAAACCAATGGGTTGATATCGTATTCGAAGGACGTAATAAAACTTACGGTGCTTATGAATTAAGAAAGTCAAATACAAAAACTACTACTAGAGCACTTATCCTTGGTGCGATATTTTTTAGTTTAGCTGTAGCTGCTCCTCTTATCATAGACTTAATCCCTAAAGGTGATGACTCAGAAATGGATAGAGATGTAAAAATCACTACTATAAAGTTACCACCTAAGAAAAAAGAAGAGCCTAAATTGAATGTTCCACCACCTCCACCACCACCACCGAAAGTGGATCAAGTGAAGTTTGTGAAACCAGTTGTTGCAAAAGCAGAAGAAGTGACAGAAGAGCCACCTAAAATTGCTGAAATTAAAGATAAAAAAATTGGTGCTGAAACAGTAAAAGGCGATCCAGATGCAGTTTTAACTGTAGCTCCAGTAGGTCCTGGACCAACTAAGATTGTTGAAGAAGATAACCAAATTTACAACACTGCAGGTATTGAGGTTAAACCGGAATTTCCGGGGGGTATGGATAAATTTTACACTTACGTTGGTAAAAATTATCGTGCACCTGAAGAAGAAGGTCTTAAAGGAAAAGTGTATGTTACTTTTGTAGTAGAAAAAGATGGTTCATTAACTGATATCAAAGTATTAAGAGATATAGGTTACGGAACAGGAAAAGAAGCTATCAGAGTTTTACAAAAATGTCCGAGATGGAATCCAGGTGTTCAAAATGGAAAACCGGTTAGAGTATTATACTCTTTGCCGATTACTATTCAAACAGCGGATTAA
- a CDS encoding 7-carboxy-7-deazaguanine synthase QueE: MLSKEIQLEVNKGAMLPLMEEFYTIQGEGFHTGTAAYFVRIGGCDVGCHWCDVKESWNAELHPPTAVDRIVENASKYAETVVVTGGEPLMWDMSLLTEKLKENNRKVHIETSGAYPLTGTWDWICLSPKKNKLPTQTVYDNAHELKVIIYNKHDFIFAEEQAELVNGNAILFLQPEWSKKEEMTPLIVDYVMNNPKWRVSLQTHKYLNIP, translated from the coding sequence ATGTTATCAAAAGAAATACAATTAGAAGTAAATAAAGGGGCAATGCTTCCGTTAATGGAGGAGTTTTATACCATTCAAGGAGAAGGTTTTCATACGGGTACCGCGGCGTACTTTGTAAGAATAGGTGGTTGTGATGTGGGATGTCACTGGTGTGACGTGAAAGAGAGTTGGAATGCTGAATTGCATCCTCCAACTGCTGTCGATAGGATAGTTGAAAATGCTAGTAAATATGCAGAAACTGTTGTTGTAACTGGTGGAGAGCCTTTAATGTGGGATATGAGTTTACTAACGGAAAAGTTAAAAGAGAATAATCGAAAAGTTCATATTGAAACTTCGGGTGCATATCCTTTGACAGGAACTTGGGACTGGATTTGTCTTTCACCGAAAAAGAATAAGTTGCCAACTCAAACCGTTTATGATAACGCGCATGAATTGAAAGTTATCATATATAATAAACATGATTTCATTTTTGCAGAAGAACAAGCGGAGTTGGTAAATGGTAACGCAATTTTATTTCTTCAGCCTGAATGGAGTAAAAAAGAAGAAATGACTCCCCTTATTGTTGACTATGTGATGAACAATCCAAAATGGAGAGTTTCATTACAAACACATAAATATTTAAATATTCCTTAA
- a CDS encoding FAD-dependent oxidoreductase, with amino-acid sequence MQTPKRIAVVGSGLVGSLLAIYLRKAGHIVHIYDRSPDIRQIQFSGRSINLAMSNRGWKALDGVGVGQAVREIAIPMDKRAIHLVDKLNFQNYGQEGEAIYSISRGILNRKMIDLAEEAGAVFFFDQKIWDVTLKEATLHIGETERGIWEEKKYDMVFGADGAFSRIRHRMQRQSMFNYSQEFLNMGYKELNIPANPDGTHKLDKNSFHIWPRGEYMLIALPNLDGSFTCTLFMPFEGENSFDSLKEQKDVEFFFEKNFPDSIEVIPKLAEDFFKNPTSTLVTMKCFPWTYQDKVALIGDACHAIVPFYGQGMNAGFEDISVLYEMIQKYGDDWETIFSEYQDSRKPNADAIAELSYRNFMEMSSKTADDNFLLQKKIEKLFSDKHPDKWIPLYSRVTFSDRPYTEALAIGDLQNEIMQKVLKTENIEKIWDSKLIEDKILELLK; translated from the coding sequence ATGCAAACTCCAAAAAGAATAGCAGTAGTCGGGTCTGGCTTAGTCGGATCTTTATTAGCTATCTACTTACGCAAAGCAGGTCATATTGTTCATATTTATGATAGAAGTCCTGATATTAGACAAATACAATTTTCTGGACGTTCTATAAATTTAGCGATGTCTAATCGAGGTTGGAAAGCCTTAGATGGAGTTGGTGTCGGTCAAGCAGTACGAGAGATTGCAATCCCAATGGATAAGCGTGCTATTCATTTAGTTGATAAACTTAATTTTCAAAATTACGGACAAGAGGGAGAAGCTATTTATTCTATTTCTAGAGGAATTTTGAATAGAAAGATGATTGATCTTGCTGAAGAGGCTGGCGCAGTGTTTTTCTTTGATCAAAAAATTTGGGATGTAACTTTGAAAGAAGCTACGTTACATATTGGAGAAACGGAAAGAGGAATTTGGGAAGAAAAAAAATACGATATGGTTTTTGGTGCCGATGGTGCTTTTTCAAGAATTCGTCATCGCATGCAACGTCAAAGTATGTTTAATTACTCACAAGAGTTTTTAAATATGGGGTATAAAGAATTAAATATTCCTGCAAATCCCGATGGGACTCATAAATTAGATAAGAATTCATTTCATATTTGGCCTCGTGGGGAGTATATGTTAATTGCTTTGCCTAATCTTGACGGGAGCTTTACGTGTACTTTGTTTATGCCTTTTGAGGGAGAAAACTCTTTTGATTCTTTAAAAGAACAAAAAGATGTGGAATTCTTTTTTGAGAAAAACTTCCCAGATTCAATTGAAGTAATTCCAAAGTTGGCTGAAGATTTTTTCAAGAATCCAACAAGTACGTTGGTAACTATGAAATGTTTTCCTTGGACGTATCAAGATAAAGTGGCTTTGATAGGAGACGCTTGCCATGCAATTGTTCCTTTTTATGGGCAAGGCATGAATGCGGGTTTTGAAGATATTTCAGTATTGTATGAAATGATTCAAAAATATGGAGACGATTGGGAGACTATTTTTTCTGAATACCAAGATTCTCGTAAACCGAATGCAGACGCTATCGCTGAGCTTTCTTACCGCAATTTCATGGAAATGAGTTCTAAAACGGCTGATGATAATTTTCTTTTACAAAAGAAAATAGAAAAGTTGTTTTCAGATAAACACCCTGACAAATGGATTCCTTTATATAGTAGAGTAACTTTTAGTGACCGTCCATACACGGAGGCATTAGCTATTGGGGATTTACAAAATGAAATTATGCAAAAAGTGTTGAAAACCGAGAATATTGAAAAAATCTGGGATAGTAAACTAATTGAAGACAAGATATTAGAATTACTTAAGTAA
- a CDS encoding ExbD/TolR family protein, with the protein MAKIKMKKKSTSTDMTAMCDVAFLLLTFFILTATAKIPEALPVDTPSSTVQTKIPETDLATLTVGKGKVFFDLKGREVRVRTLELMGEKYNVTFTDEDKKMFSLMEGFGVPITNLKQIIEMKSADRSKAGQPGVPMDSLDNQLKDWIYNARIANIEVNDKELQIAIKGDAKEEYPAIRKVMDICQDQKINSFSLVTGLRTEDF; encoded by the coding sequence ATGGCTAAAATAAAAATGAAAAAAAAGTCAACATCGACTGATATGACTGCCATGTGTGATGTTGCGTTCCTTTTGCTTACGTTCTTTATTTTGACAGCTACTGCTAAAATTCCTGAAGCGTTACCAGTTGATACACCTTCATCTACTGTTCAGACTAAAATACCTGAAACTGATTTGGCTACGTTGACTGTTGGTAAAGGAAAAGTGTTTTTTGACCTAAAAGGAAGAGAAGTTCGTGTTAGAACTTTGGAATTAATGGGTGAAAAATACAATGTTACTTTTACTGATGAAGATAAAAAAATGTTTTCTTTAATGGAAGGTTTTGGTGTGCCAATTACTAACTTGAAGCAAATCATTGAAATGAAGTCAGCAGATAGAAGTAAAGCGGGTCAGCCTGGTGTGCCTATGGATTCTCTTGATAATCAATTGAAAGATTGGATTTACAATGCACGTATAGCAAATATAGAGGTGAATGACAAAGAGTTGCAAATTGCTATAAAAGGCGATGCAAAAGAAGAGTATCCAGCTATTAGAAAAGTAATGGATATTTGTCAAGATCAAAAAATCAATAGCTTTAGTTTAGTTACTGGTTTGAGAACAGAAGATTTTTAA
- a CDS encoding tetratricopeptide repeat protein translates to MNKFKILSVAFLASVTVSHAQDIDQAKKEIDAEKYQNAKTTLKSIIKSDPSEGEAFFLLGNVYLYQNVADSAKITYQNGLAAKDHAHLNNIGLGQIDLDNGNVVAAKTKFAAAINEKRKKDFAEYVYVARAYMNSEKPDYKAALATLELAKEKSGQEPQVLLAFGDAYYGDKNQNAAYSAYRNAFQADNSLIRAKMQLGVLLKGAKAYTEAVAAYQAVVGTNPNYGPVYRELAETYYYWGLNVPGRQEQYFKEALGYYEKYMDLTDYSLASRMRHADFLILTKDYKALEVEANKMKELDKVNPRIYRYLGYSAYQNGNYDLAIKSLGEFTASATNRVISLDYLYLGLANIKKAISADGVTVDQALFEKGIASVKKGVEMDNAVTSELGEVGKGLYEQKLYKEAAAVLEIATSNPASNGYLYDNYYLGNAIYFDNTKPGIVKDTIALKKADIAFGNVITASPDTQDVYLSRARTNSLLENDEAMIMYYQQYIDIVTKKGETELAKPSVKSKLIECYNSMAAGYANFDKVKAKEFFGKTLAIDPENAYATQSLKLLK, encoded by the coding sequence ATGAACAAATTTAAAATTTTAAGTGTTGCCTTTCTGGCTTCAGTTACGGTAAGTCATGCTCAAGATATTGATCAAGCAAAGAAAGAAATTGATGCCGAAAAATACCAAAACGCGAAAACAACTTTAAAATCTATAATTAAATCGGATCCTTCTGAAGGTGAAGCTTTCTTTCTTTTAGGGAATGTTTATCTTTATCAAAACGTTGCTGACTCTGCTAAGATTACATATCAAAACGGATTAGCGGCTAAAGATCATGCTCATTTAAATAATATTGGTCTTGGTCAGATTGATCTTGATAATGGTAATGTAGTTGCTGCAAAAACTAAATTTGCTGCTGCTATTAACGAAAAAAGGAAAAAAGATTTTGCAGAATATGTTTATGTTGCAAGAGCATACATGAATTCGGAAAAACCAGATTATAAAGCGGCACTTGCTACTTTAGAATTAGCGAAAGAAAAGAGTGGTCAAGAACCACAAGTTCTTTTAGCTTTTGGAGATGCATATTATGGAGATAAAAATCAAAATGCAGCTTATTCAGCGTACCGTAATGCTTTTCAAGCTGACAATAGTTTAATTAGAGCAAAAATGCAACTTGGTGTTTTATTAAAAGGGGCTAAGGCTTATACTGAAGCAGTAGCTGCTTATCAAGCTGTTGTAGGTACTAATCCTAATTATGGTCCAGTTTACAGAGAATTAGCTGAAACATATTATTATTGGGGACTTAATGTTCCTGGAAGACAAGAACAATATTTTAAAGAAGCCCTAGGGTATTATGAAAAATACATGGACCTTACTGACTATTCATTAGCTTCTCGTATGCGTCATGCTGATTTCTTGATTCTGACTAAAGATTATAAAGCTTTAGAAGTTGAAGCTAATAAAATGAAAGAATTGGATAAAGTAAATCCTAGAATCTATCGTTATTTAGGATATTCTGCTTATCAAAACGGAAACTATGATTTGGCTATTAAATCATTGGGAGAATTTACTGCTAGTGCTACTAACAGAGTGATTTCACTTGATTATTTATACTTAGGGTTGGCTAATATTAAGAAAGCAATCAGTGCTGATGGTGTTACTGTTGATCAAGCTCTTTTTGAAAAAGGTATAGCAAGTGTAAAAAAAGGTGTTGAGATGGATAATGCTGTAACTAGTGAACTTGGAGAAGTAGGTAAAGGTCTTTACGAGCAAAAATTGTATAAAGAAGCTGCTGCAGTTTTAGAAATTGCAACTTCAAACCCTGCATCAAATGGTTATTTATATGACAATTACTATTTAGGAAATGCAATTTATTTTGACAATACTAAACCAGGAATTGTTAAAGATACTATCGCATTGAAAAAGGCTGATATTGCTTTTGGAAATGTTATTACTGCATCACCTGATACTCAAGATGTTTATCTTTCTCGTGCAAGAACAAATAGTTTATTAGAGAATGATGAAGCAATGATTATGTATTACCAACAGTATATTGATATTGTAACTAAAAAAGGGGAAACTGAATTGGCAAAACCATCAGTGAAATCTAAATTAATTGAATGTTATAACTCAATGGCAGCAGGATATGCTAACTTTGATAAAGTTAAAGCTAAAGAGTTTTTCGGAAAAACTTTAGCTATTGATCCTGAAAATGCATACGCTACTCAATCTTTGAAATTACTGAAATAA
- a CDS encoding cupin domain-containing protein, translated as MKKYFIQNAPFVVPTTDGKLIEEHHGLASTSNQELSIAHMIAPPKWSEPFQTPEFDEYTYIIRGKKQFIIDNETVILAVGQSIHIEKNTRVQYSNPFEEECEYIAICKPAFDFTKVHREE; from the coding sequence ATGAAAAAATATTTCATTCAAAACGCTCCATTTGTAGTCCCAACAACTGACGGAAAATTAATTGAAGAACATCACGGCCTAGCTTCCACGAGCAATCAAGAGCTATCCATTGCTCATATGATTGCCCCTCCTAAATGGAGCGAACCATTTCAAACTCCTGAATTTGACGAATACACCTATATAATAAGAGGAAAAAAACAATTTATTATTGACAACGAAACTGTAATCCTAGCAGTTGGTCAATCTATTCACATAGAAAAAAACACCCGTGTCCAGTATTCCAATCCATTTGAGGAAGAATGTGAGTACATTGCCATTTGCAAACCTGCATTTGACTTTACTAAAGTACATCGAGAAGAATAA
- a CDS encoding PstS family phosphate ABC transporter substrate-binding protein: protein MKKTAKLSSIFVCLFVLVFLGCKQSENSNKNKETILKGSTSILVDETLKPIIEEQIEVFQSEYNAKITLIAKSENEVIKSFLKDSTRIVVLSRTLNKEEEKYFESVKIKPKTTIIGTDAIAFVSNKSNNDTLIALQDVVSFMQGKSQQKIKGLVFDNLNSSTLHYLKDVAGLTTNPSKGIYSFKTNEEVLKYVSENEGMLGVVGLNWLYRPSSTVTEYLQKLNVLSVKGLNEKTYVSPTQNNLAEGTYPLARDLYIINCQGYSGLGMGFASFMAGDIGQRIILKSGLLPIRTPGRKIIITTKSK from the coding sequence ATGAAAAAGACAGCTAAACTTTCAAGTATTTTTGTTTGTTTGTTTGTATTGGTTTTTTTAGGTTGTAAACAATCTGAAAATTCTAACAAGAATAAAGAAACTATTCTAAAAGGTTCTACTTCTATTCTTGTCGATGAGACTTTAAAACCGATCATTGAAGAACAAATTGAAGTATTTCAAAGTGAATATAATGCTAAAATTACCTTGATTGCGAAATCTGAAAATGAGGTTATAAAATCTTTTTTAAAAGATAGTACAAGAATTGTAGTGTTATCTCGAACATTAAATAAAGAAGAAGAGAAATATTTTGAATCTGTAAAAATTAAACCTAAAACAACTATTATTGGTACAGATGCAATTGCATTTGTTTCAAATAAAAGCAATAATGACACTTTAATTGCGTTGCAAGATGTAGTTTCTTTTATGCAAGGTAAATCTCAACAGAAGATCAAAGGGTTGGTTTTTGATAATCTGAACTCTAGTACCCTTCATTATTTGAAAGATGTTGCAGGTTTAACTACAAATCCTTCAAAGGGAATTTATTCTTTTAAAACGAATGAAGAAGTCTTGAAGTACGTTTCTGAAAATGAAGGAATGTTAGGTGTAGTTGGTTTAAACTGGTTGTACCGACCTTCATCAACTGTTACTGAGTATTTACAAAAACTTAATGTTTTAAGTGTAAAAGGGCTCAATGAGAAGACATATGTTTCGCCAACTCAAAATAATTTGGCGGAAGGGACTTATCCTTTGGCACGTGATTTGTATATAATAAATTGTCAGGGATACTCTGGATTAGGAATGGGCTTTGCTTCATTTATGGCGGGAGATATTGGGCAACGTATAATTTTAAAGTCTGGGTTATTACCAATTCGTACTCCTGGAAGAAAAATTATAATTACAACTAAATCAAAATAA
- a CDS encoding ExbD/TolR family protein yields the protein MAELNTDGGGGGKGGKVRSKKQNSKVDLTAMVDLAFLLITFFMLTTTLSKPQSMSLGLPDKDEDPTKNKDIKVDENRTMTLLLGADNKLIRYVGLLATPVEGGAPKDFSYGKDGIRKELIARNRMVLEYSAAKGKPKDGIIVIIKPSKKSTYKNVVDILDEMAIVKVGDNGSYAIVNDFTPEETKLLEGK from the coding sequence ATGGCTGAATTAAATACCGACGGCGGTGGAGGCGGAAAAGGTGGCAAAGTAAGAAGTAAAAAACAAAACTCAAAAGTAGATTTAACTGCTATGGTGGATTTGGCTTTCTTATTAATCACATTCTTTATGCTTACCACTACGTTGTCTAAACCTCAATCGATGAGTTTGGGGTTGCCAGATAAAGATGAAGATCCTACTAAAAATAAAGATATCAAAGTGGATGAAAATCGTACGATGACTCTTTTGTTAGGAGCAGATAATAAACTTATAAGATATGTGGGTTTATTAGCTACACCTGTTGAAGGTGGAGCTCCTAAAGATTTTTCTTATGGTAAAGATGGTATCCGTAAGGAACTAATTGCTAGAAACAGAATGGTATTAGAATATTCTGCTGCTAAGGGGAAACCTAAAGATGGTATTATTGTAATTATCAAACCAAGTAAAAAATCAACATATAAAAATGTTGTTGATATACTTGATGAAATGGCAATTGTTAAAGTAGGTGATAATGGTTCGTATGCTATTGTTAATGATTTTACGCCTGAAGAAACAAAATTGTTAGAAGGAAAATAA